AGAGgtatatatttatgaaaaaatataaatctctTGGTGacaatttaaaagaaacacaataaattttcttaaatacattttaataaaagaatcattcaaattcattaaagAAGTGAACGATAATTCTCTTGCATTTGGGAACTCGCTCGCAACAAACCAGCCCAATTTGCGGAAAGGTATCCAGtgactgaaataaattaacgGAGCCTAAGGATTCTGACATTGAACACAATCTTCCATAAATTCTTTGAATTCCTCAATTTGCAGAGTCATCtcaaagaaattgaatttgtcGTGGATGTTCTTGGTTGCCGTCATTAAAACATTCTGGGGGTTAGTCTCCGCATCTACAGCCAAATAATTGCACACATGGATACAAACGATACACATCCAACTTACTAATTGCAATATGAGCAGACATGGCTACTTTGTCCAAACTCAGGGCCCATATTCTCAAGTTGTGGACCCTTTCCACGCCCTCAATATTCATCATAATATTCATAACTTCCTCGAAATTTATTCCTTTCGGAAGGGCCTCCATGAGGACCATTAGGGTGTCTTTGAGAATGGCAAACGTGGTCATCATTACGAATATTGAGAATACGAAGGTCATTATTGGATCTACTAACACCCATTCTGGCtggaaaaaggaaaagttttGTTGTCTTGCAGGCAAAATGTTGTTAAATTTATGtcaagaataataattattgtaaaacgAATAGCTGCACCGACATTGGAAATGTTGAATATtgtatttcaataaattcttGATAAGCGTAATTTCTGGTACCAATTTGCGTCCCTCATATGTACTTATAATGTACCTTGAAGTAAATCACAATAGCTGCAACCAAGACTCCAAAGCTCTGCAGAAAATCTCCAATAACGTGGATAAAAGCAGCCCTGACGTTAATATTCTGCTTCTTGCCTTTATCACGTACATCCTCGTGACCGCCATGGCTATGGGTGTGCTGGTGAAGGGACAATCCCATGCTAAAATTATAAGCCAaagaaaccaaattaaatttgaattaaattagattaaattaaagttttaaaaaattatcggaTTTTTGCGCTCACATAATGTTAACGCCAACGCCGACTCCGGAGGTGATTAACATGATAACAGCATCGATTTCAAAGTCTCTATAGATCAACCTTTGGACGGCCATATAAACCAGAATTCCAGTAACCACCCAGATGAGTAGTACCGAAGTTAAGGCTCCGATAACTTCCGCCCGGTACCACCCGAATGACATTTTCTTCGTTTTGGGCCTATTGGCCATGTACAGAGAGAATAAGGAAATCATGAAACTTGCGAAATCTGTTAGTAAGTGAGCTGCATCCGAGGCTATTGCCAAGCTGTTTGAGATATAGCCACCTGAAAATGATTGAGAATTAATTAAGTTAAGTAGGTCATATGAATTCACGTTTCATTTCAgcatgaaatttggtaatacCATAATAACAAAGTCCAGGACGTGCTCGTTCATACAGATCACCACTTTTGATATTAATTAGTGTGATATGCCTCTTCGCCCCTAAAAATGCTTACCAACGATTTCTGCTATCATAAATATGACGCATAGTATGCTGGCAATAATGAGTTTTTTCCTTGCCCTCTTGTCCACTTCGGGAAGATCTGCCAGGTGGCAGTGTTTGTTAACTAGAAGAGAATATAAATCTATTTTGAGCATTCATTAAAGAAAGTAAAATAGAGGAATGTGTAACCTCCTCACTCACTATGAGCAATATAGGCTGTTATTGATATCGACAGTCACTGACTTAAAACTACTTAATGCAACAACTTACTTTGGAGTTGTAATTTCAAGAGTTCGCGTTCGAAGTTCGAGATATATGTCTCATAAAGTCTGGGaggaacgaaaaaaaaaaattataaaaatttaaacttccgCAGAGAAAACTCTTTTTCTGTATAGTAAAGACGATCTGAGATCAGGGCCGTTCCAAATTTTTCGCTACCTTccagtaaataataaaaatttagctgGTGCCGTACTAGCCTTTCTGCCATTGGTACTAGTAGGTTAGTTAAGGTAAGTTTGCTCTCCCTCGGGTCACAGAGGATGATAAGTAGGAAGCCAGGCGAAGGCGCATCCAGAAATGGCAAACCCGATGGGCATGACTGGCGAACATACGGCAGTGGACCAAATGACTGATCCTTGACCTAGATGGACATTGTACAAATATACGTGCTTTAACATTAATCTAATTTAGGCGCCCAGCGGACATGGCAGTATTAATAGATACAGACACGGAATAAGGAAAATGGGGCAGGATTGCTAAATCTGCGGCGTCATTGGTTCCCCAGAACTCTTCATTTTCCAATCCCCGTTTTACAAGCGCAACAGGACATGCTATAAGAATGCGTAGATCACTTCACTCCAACATTTTTCATCAACAAGATGTTAGGATGGAACCGCTGTAATTATGCTATTTCTGTGTTGGTTCAGAAAAAGGAGGGCATGAACTGCAATTGAGGAAAGATAATGACCTCAGGCCTAAAAACTATTAACATCTGAATCCCCAAGCCCATCGACACTAACATTTTATCCCCTAAACACACAGCACGGCATGTGGCAGACTGCAGGAAAAGGAAATTCGTGGGTTTTAGGAGGTCCGCGCCTCGAAGAATACCACGCAATACTGTCGCCAGAGTACCAGGCCCTGTGTATTTAGAAGTTTTTCCTcaagacaaaaaaatgttccagTCAATTCAGGTTAGAATTAAATATAGGATTTCAAGCAAGAAAATGCTGGTACTAAAGATGTTGAGGAGACGCTGAAATATAACCAGTATGAGGCGGTGCTGGAGGGAGTGAATTGACTGCTAAAAATCAGAGTAACCAGTGTGTATAAGACGGTGGTGGGGAACACAGTTTTGGTGTTGGACAAAATACTGCCGGGCAAGTTGAGAGTGGAAGAGAGGAGGCACATATAGGAAAGACGACAGGAGGAGATCAATGAGGTTAGAGAGAATCTGACGAGTAAGTGATAGCGAATGTGGGAGACGGACGGACCAAGGTGCTTTTGCCGAATTTGGGGAGGTGGTACAACGGAAAGTAGACTCAGTTCAAATATGCACTGACGCAAATGTCTGCGAAAGACGGTATATTTGGAAGATATCTAGGCAGGATAAGAGTGGAGGATGAAAGTGTGTGTTGATTCTGCCAGGAGAGCGTGTAGAACATGCCGGAGCATACTTTGTGAGAATGTGCGAAGTGGGAGAGACAGCGAGGGAGAGAGGATTGAGGCTGGAACAGGATATGATCGGCAGAGAGCTAACTGAGAGTGAGGAGAAGTGGAGGAAGTTTAAAGTGATGGTGGAGGACATCAGAAGAAGAAAAGTGGCGATGAACGAAAGGAAAAGGAAGGCCAGATCAAGCAGAAACGGATGAGTGTGTGTATTGGTGTGTGCCTGGTAATATACCTGACAAGGTGGTTCCGGAGCCACGGAGAAGAGAGGGAGTGGTTTTAGTGAATAGGTAGGATAtctcgaatcccacactacccggctgTCACCATCAGGTTAAATAAGAGACACCACGCGGCCGGGtggcttttgaaaattttcacctCCTCGcactaaaaaagaaatttatttatagctAGTAAAggaatatcattaaaaaacctCAAGTAGATGTTGAAATATCACGGGCATGTCAGGGATTCATTCAACTATTAGTAATATGTTTGTTAGTAAATAGTAAATCGTTTAATCAACGCACTACGTTTACCATTCATCACTTTAAAcgaggtttttttaatgatcacttATTATTTGTAAACCTGGTACCCTGTTAGGATAAACCCTATCTaaggtatttatttttagattagaAAAAACCATTCTGTGATAAAACTAATAGCACACGACACACGGATTTGATTTACAGGTCAAGTGCGTGAGTCAAGAACAATTATCATGATTGTTCTGTAGACTTTAATATGCCTACTCACAATAAATAGCATATATTGCATCCTACTCACTAAACGTATAAATGtttattccatttaaacttAATAGATATCAATCTACGTGTTTTAAATTGTCTTTTAATTAGTCATTAggcatttaaaattatgtattggGTGTGGACACAATCATATAATTTGCTTCATCATGGATACCAAGGTGCTATACAAAAAAGCCTTATCAATAAAATGTAACACTAAATATGATAAGAGTTATATTGGGAATAGGGGGATTATAGTGTAGCAAAAACAGATGAAAAGATCCATGACAATGCATTTCTGTTTTAAGCATTGTTTGATATTattccatttaatttaaattaagattcTGGGacaaaataacacaaaaattcCTATAAATATATATCTGGAATCGCTTAATTTCCAGAACACAGGGTGATTTAAAAAAGCCCTGGACTTTTTCCTAAGCCTTCGGCAGTTGCTCAGACGGATTTTGAATAGAATTTTCGTAGATATTTGATACAAAAACCAAACGAGATAAGCAAACATATGACGGGACAGAAATCATACTTTTAGTAACtctattcaaaataattatgaaaattagaaaaatctaCTAGACCTGAACACAAATAAACGTACGTGcctatgaaattttaaataaatttgtatgtcGAAGTCccataaaatgtaaattaaatatatatatatgtatattgcaGTTCCTCTTATCCAAAAATGATATCCCCCACTTATGCAATCATCAGCTTCATTTAGATCATACTTAAACAGCGCACAAACGTACGTAACTTTCAAGTTAATAAATTACCAATTCTCCATTTTCTTCAAGTTCTCCATCTCCATCTTCAAATTCAGTCATCAAGTGAGATACTCACCCAATTCTGTAGTGTCTGAATTCTCTTTGGTAATGGAGGCAATATCATCAGTTTCGGCCTCCATGTTGATGACTTCTCCTTCCATTACTGTACAGCATCCATCGCTTGGTTTCCCATGAACGCAATATATCACCTTTTTGGGGGATGTAATACTGGAAATGGTGGTTCTGCTGCTAGCGGTACCATAGTTGTTGTTGCGATTGTTGCCGCTGGAAGATACAGTTTGGTCAGACATGAttgtttgcaaaataattCATACTTacttgatatttattttttctgggTTATTATACATACTGAGAGGGTATTGTTTAAACTATCACGTAACCGATTTAAAGTCCTACGCACACATTTTTGTTTAGATAAATGAAGTACCTTAGAGCTATTTTAGCATCACGTGCACCCGACCCTACAGTGAGAcgaatgttatttattttaaaactgttccattcatttttaataaaaacattaaagttaTCTTACAAATGAAATTCGAACAATACGTTTAACTTGAGAATCAACAAGTTTGTGCAAACAGTCATAAACTTGGTGAACGTATTTGAACGAAAGAAGTTTCaaccaaatatttcaatgtctAAATAGGTACTTAGAGATAATATAATGCACGATAAATATTcttggatttattttttaacagcaTGTTCCTTATCAGAAGATACACGGAGGCCAAAATAAATTCCCGCCTTTGTAAGAACTCTGACCAATTTCTTATTATGCCGCTTGAGCAACTGCACtcgaaattattaaagaaattgcaGGTATGATAGCCTTTTGACTCCTCCACATGAATTTAACATTTAGATAACCTTAACACTAAGTCAACAAACccaagaaaaaatatgattttcttaagtgaaaaagacatttttccatCAGCGGGTGGTGGCAAATATATGCTACAGTTGTTGGAACTAATCAAAGGTAAAAGTGGTTATTAGGTAAAATCATGCTATGAAACACTtcagtttctttaaaaaaaaattgaaaatatgtttctGATCTATATAATCTAAAGACGCAGCAATTATACATCCGCACCCACACGCTACTAGTAGTAAACTTAGAAAATCATTCAATacttaatattttcatatataaatataccTGCTATCTCGTAGCTCACACCTCAAGATATCTTCTCCTTAAAGCCCGAACTAAAGTGCAGCACAATTGACCAAATAAAGTTATCGGTTGCATCACATACAAGGCAAGATACTTACTGCCACTTCAAATAATACGCAGTATTTATCTATATCTTTGAACAACCACATCGTAATAGATATAAGATATATAAATAACATAGATCCTTATACACATACTTCTTGATATTCAGATAATGAACgtcattttccaattttactATATTTACTCACCACTTGGTGAACACGTTTTTGCTGGTATTGGGTGAATGACACACCCCTTTTGATTGTCGAGTAATCAGAAAATGGTTCAAACACAATTCTTTAACTTGAAGAACTGATGGATAGGAATCAGGACCGTATCGGGAACGACGCTCAACGCAATGTTGAGTTTGCAGGAACTTCCATTCAAGATCAAGAAATGGAAGCTGTGGCTTGCCATAAGGTGTGTGAAGAATAAATAATAGTGATAACCGAACACAGGGCAAAATTCAGTCGCGATCGGACAACAATTAGTCTTGACATAGATACTGAAGAATTATGAAGGATTGATGATGGTTCCTCAGTAGCCGGAGGAAAGGAAAGAACTAAAGTAAATCGGATACAATCACTTGGATGTGGGCGAGCCAAGAAGATCTTCCCGTCTCGAACTCATCCAAGGTATCACGACTACCATAATGAATAGTGGGTAATCTCAGATGTTTCTTGGGAATAAAAGAGAGCACATTCTGCAAGCACTGCTGCGTGGGAGCAAAATCCTCATACTACTTTCTACCCCTATTTGGTGCCTATATGGATAGAAAATAGATGGAGCGAATAGTGAAAAGCCTATAAAATCTCAGGGTTTCAAGTTATTTAcgaattggaaaatttatctTAATGTGGTAACGACCCTTAATGACTTATTAACTTGGGTATATTTATAGTTCTTTTGCGATTTCAGGGTGTTAATAAGTCCATTAAACACACTTGCAATGTAAAcagtatttattataaaattaacacGACTACAATTTGCCAATTAATAGTTTCCTAATAAATCTCTATTTCACTGCCAAACAACGTAATATCGCTTGTTATATCTGCTTCGTTCTTGGAACTCGTAGTTTTACAAGCTTTGCACTAACTTACCCTTCATAACAATTTATGTAGATATGaacattttacttttattatgaCTATGCTTTATATTGTTCCCTCGTATATTTagtctttttaatttttaaagacgaagttttttgtgtgatttttATGTGCATTTTCACACATCTATTTAGGTTCCTCATTGTCTCTTTACGTAAATTTGTATATATTGCAGATGTtgtggtttttaatattttaattttaatatcgtGGTTTTTAGAATAGTTTTTTAGTATTGTGGTATTAGAGTTAGTAATAAGTTAATGACTGATAGAGCCACCTAGAGGCGAAGCACTGCCTAACAAGGTTGCTACTACTGGTGCTATTAAATCACCAAGTAGCGGGGACTTTCCTTTTGCACTAGGATGCCACTCGAGAATTAAAAAGGAGAGGAAAAGGGAGAAAAGGCGGAGTCGACATATAAAAGGGTAGCGATATACTCGAATAGTAAATTAGTTAGTCCgtctttatatattttgttaataaattaacatttattaactATGGagaattttcctatttttattCCGACACACATATATActcttaaattatttcataatgTCCTTTTTACGGTTAAAACGGTTTAAGTACATGCTCACTTGTAGGATCAAAATTACGTTTACGTGATCCGCGAAATTAAACTTAGAGTGAAACACAGAATGTATTGATGATAAAGGCATAAGTATTTTATTTGGTATGAAGAATTGATAACTATGTTTAACCAAGATAAATAACAGGAATAAGAATGCCTATTATGAACTAATTCGTTATCACCAGTTATATCTAGGTCACGTAGATGCGCATTCTGGCCTAGAGTATATTCTCTTTAGAATTATATAGTTTATttgtacagggcgttccaaaatattggtataatattttaacagGCGAAAAGTTTATGTGAACGTTAAAGGAGAATACATACATAGGTGACAAACGAGACGCGTTGTACAAGAAATTAAGTTTATGCCTGGTCCCCTACCATTTTTCGGATAtcttattgaaatttcatgaGGTACACATATATTTAATAGTCAGATAAAGAGTCAACTCTATTAATAAAGGGGTTTACAGGGCACTTTCTATTTACCCATAACAGTGAGCGCCCATATAGAGTAGGATAAGTCCCTAAATGATAGTAGCtaagtaaaataaaagttataatGTTGAAGTTTTCTGTGACCGCGGGCTGTCTTAAAAACGTTCTTTATATCTAAGAAAATATGCGGAATAAGAGTGTTTTCCTAGTCGACTATATTAGACAgtggttttaaaattagtcctgaatacaaattcaattttaatgaaaatatcgtaatttttcggaaaattcaaatatgctaaaaaaaattttaaatctctcACTCTCTTTTAAATCTTTATAAATTTCTCATTGCTTACTTAGTATGTAATTTCATGTTATTTCCTTTATGTACACCTACCTGCTCCCTCTATTGTTATACCTGTGAAGTTATCACCTGCTAAAATTGAAGCAGCCATTCTAATTCATTATCAAGTGTTCTGATTATGGTTGTCTCTCTTTCGAGTCCAAAGTAATGAACAAAGTAGTAAATATTTAGACTCTAATCTCCATGGTATTAAAAGTCACCAGTTTGTTGACAGATGTGACATGAATCCTTGATAATTTTCCTTCTTGGTCATCGAAAAAAAAGTACACAAAGCTGGCATTTAAAAGTGAACAAATAAAGCACTGCAAAGCTCTGAAGGGATTGAAAAGTGTATTTCTcagtgaaaaaataaaggaaacgACTACCAGACTTCTTTAGTGGAAATCTAGTGTGGTGGGAAGATAGTTGTAAAATGGGCCTACAGCTAAAAATACTAAATGTATTGGATGTTGCAAGGGATTAGTTACAGCCTTATGTCATGGGATTTTGTACCAGAAGACACTTATTTCTCACTCTATGTATACTTCAAATTGTAAGTATTGACCttaaaaaacgttaaataaCAGATAAAAATGCCCATTTTAGTTAACTGTGGTTGAAAGACAAGTATTCGACTTCTTGGGTTTTTTGTGGATACCAATACTAGCAAACTTCTTCGagattatttttctcatttttggcTTCTTTGGGGCGTATCAATATAGGCCAAAATATGTAATTGCTGTAAGTTATTTGTCAAAGCTTTGTCCATATTCTTATTTTAACCACTTGCAGTACCTTCTTTGGCATTTGTTTTGGATAGGATGGAATGTTTTTCTTATATGTCTGTACCTAAATGTAGCAGGACTTGACCATGAAGTAAGTGAACATACATATCTTTTTGTTACATATGCAATGTAAAATTGCAGCCCGAAAGTGTGATTCATAGTAATTACCAtttatttatcttaatttaTCTATTTTAAACTGACAAGGATCCTTATTTATGAAaagtttttatggttttaCATAGGTATTTATCATTTAAGTATTAGTGAATGTAACATACAGCAATTTATCTTAATTGAAATTGCTCtttcttattaattaaaaccatattattggataaatcaaaatctttaaattttaacttgagTCAATAATAGGgacattaaaaatgaatacaatttttttaaatgtcactTTCATTAAAGAAATTGATCAATAACACTGATAGTGAACACCCAATTACTCAGCAATAGTACAATCACCCATGTACCAATTTAACCAGtataaaaacatctttttcaGACTAATAAAGTGCTGAAATTGGACCACACCAGTGACAGTTGGTGGAAGAAGAATGGACCGGGTTGTAGAGTTTTAAATGTGGAGGAACCAAAGTATGATGGATGTTTGCTTGATTATATGTAtgtggaaatatttcattcagTATTGCAAGGTGTCTTAGCGGTaagttaaagaaattattgttCTGCAGCAATTGcagcaaaattattataattcagAGTTAATATTTCTCTTTCTATGTAGATTATCAATTGCATCATTGGAGCCTGCTTGAGCAAGACATTTTTGGAGGAAGATGACACATGTAGGTATCCCTAGATTATTCCCTGTAATTTACACATGATCAAAGTAGTAGAGACTTCATTTTTACTAACTTCCTAATCATTTAACTTCCTCACATAGCAAGAAAATGGTTTTcctgtaaataaacaaacaagtaGTTcctatttaagaaattttgaccCGGAGCTAAATCAATTTGTTATTGATGGTTACCATTAGTAGTGATTTTTGCAGTAAACACTttaacgttttcaaaaaaaaaaaaaaacactatagCTATAGTATAAATATGCTTGCAGTTGATTTCATTGGTGGATTTGATCCTCAAACTATATGGTAAGTGGTGAATGGGAATGCACTGTAAAACTAGATTCTTGACGCATTTTGACTTCATTGTTTCACTATTTCCCCTATCTCATCCTTTGCTACTTAAATCGTAAACTTTTGCTGGTCAAAACTCCTATTTTCCCATGTTtgtttttcagttaatttCGAGAAAGCAGATGGGCCTGATAATTATCTATTACACCCGATGTATGTGAGCTGCAATGGCAATTTGCATGATTCAAACAGATTCTTGCACAAATCCAAAAAATCCGAGTTTACTGATTTAAATTATCCTAATAATCGTGATTTTATGCGACGAAAAAAGATTAATCGAGTTTATGCTGATGCTGTTAGAGTCCCTGTAAGGCGGAGCAACTCTTTTGACGCCCTCGCTACTACTAAATCGAAACAAATTAGACCTAAATCCCTGTGCCTTACCGCCTATTATTCTGATAACATTTCTGACTAATTTTGTGTCGTAGTGCCATGTTTGTTTGAAGTTAGTGTTGTGTCAGTTACATGGATTGGTATTTGTTCCTGAATTCATTTTGCTTTTGTCAGTCTTGAACGGTGTCTTGGTGCAGGATTTCTGTGTGATGTAGTGACTAATATAAGTGTTCGCTTTGCATGACTAATAGTTCAAATCTTGTAGTTTGTGTATTTATACTAATAATGTATATACGCCTTTTTAactgttattattaaaatgtcaGTTGTGATACTATGTTCAAGTATATTGTGATGTTTCGTTCAGAGTGAGCCTTGGTCTTTggaggttaaaaatttgttaaggcaaaaaactaaacattCACTTACGCAAAGTTATTcacaaaataacacttttcactcgtactaaaaaaataatttctgcgAGTAAAATTGCTGATTTATTGGGCAAATGTTATTTCCTGTTAAAACTACATAGTTGGGAAccaactaaaataaaaaattgtgacATTGAGGGATAGATTGTACAGGGTTTAAGCTTTAGTTCACTTGTGTCCTGCTAATGTTAACTACCAACGTGATGTCAAAATTGAAGTTAATTTTGCAGCAATAGTTTAAGCCTGAAATTTATAATCGGGCCTAAACgaagttttttcatttgacACATGTCGGAAatggaaataaagaaaaatttgcgTTGTTCCTATTCATAAAGAAccttttttgcatattttggatataaaatttgtaaaccTTCATTGGTGTGTAATTTACGTTCATGCCCACTTATTTCTATTCTTTTTAAAGATAacgcatatttttaataagtctaAAAGGACAATACTATAAAATGAAACCAGGGCTTGCTCTATAGCTCTAGCaacgtaattaaaaacaagTTCCCTCAATTTTTAACAGCATCACATAAATCAGCGCGCAAGAGCTCAAAGCAGCGCATGTCACTGTATTCGATCGAATTCAGCTCTCAACTGGATAACAGACATGACAGTGATAACGAACTAGAGCATACCCCGTCATCGCCAAAGCCGATGACCCCCCGAAGAGTCAAAAGACGCAGTGTAATGCAGAGAGGTTCTTCGGGAAGGCACAGTACCAATAGTAGAAGACAAGCTCATCCTAGGTCTTCCACAAGGAGTTCCAGAAGATCTCAGAATCCAGTCACAAAGTTGCTGGATCAGCAGCAGAAGTGCCAAGCGTACGAAAGTACTACTAGCCAATCTCCGGTTGAGTCACCGTTGCCGAATTACTACGTGAACTCGACAAGCTCAATTAATGCTCAGAGCTGGCAAGGGCACACTAACCCGTCGTACCAACAATCTACTACCTCATTGAATGAAGATTTCGATGAACTTTACAATAATAGACCGGCTTCGGTTAGATCGAGCTATTCAAACTTTCACGGCGCCAGAGCTAACTACTCGCCTCCAAAGCAATATTATCACAGTCATGCTACTCCTCAAGTGCCTCAGAAGAGAGGTACTGCTGCTAGGAATAGCATGAGGCATATGACTTTTTTGAATAACGGGCCTCCGGCTTATACAGTCCAAGGAGCCGTCGCTTTAGATAACGAAACGCCTATGTAACTCGTTGAAATTCATTTTGGAATTGTCGAGTAGTTAGCTGCAGGTCTTTTGTCTTAGTAAATGAATTGCAGACGGGTAGAAGGTCTTGCCAAATACTTGCTAGGTGCAATATGTAAATCCTATGCTccaattttaatggaaagctTTAAAACTGACTGAGGTGGCTTGTTGAGCTGTCTCTTATAGGTACAATATAATacgcaatttttgttaataagtGCATTAATATTTACTACAGGATGTTTTCCTGATAACCTGTTAGGACACTATTGTCTGAGTTTAGTTGAAATCGCTGctacatttatttattgttcaaGAATATTGTTATAGCTATTATTGGATTATACTTGCTGGTAGTGTGTAATGATTGTGATATTTCGTTTAAGTCCTTGGCATAGCCaacatttaatgtattttggTAATCAAATTTGTAAGTCAAATATATAAGGCAGTTGTAAGACAACATATCACAATACGGATAGCCATCACAATATCAATAGCATGCTTCAACGACAATAAAATCCTTCCATACATTTCagtaaaatagtaatttattttttatttcatagaGGATTCGAGTACAAACGCTCGCTGATGTTCTCATAATGTATATACAGCTATTAGTTCTTAAGGACCTTTTTACCAAAGTATTAcctaaaatctattttaataCCTTATGCATGTGCACTTGTGTATTAATGTGTcaatatatacataaatacaCACCTGGCGTTTTGCTGCCCCATTATAGTCTTCCCGAATTTCCGTAAAACTCCCGAAAATATCTGAAGATAATCCGCATTTGACGACATCCAGCAGCACCGTTTAAACGACACCGGCGGCACGACCCAAGCTTGtcgatgaaacaaaaaaaattcgtaaGAACGAaacttttatatgaaaattgtttacagTTATCACTGGAATAATCGAAGGATTGCTGTCTGTAATAGATTTATGGggagtaattaaaattatccgTCTCCacaacaaattgaaatttaattaattaacgttCGCTGCTAATAAA
This region of Euwallacea fornicatus isolate EFF26 chromosome 3, ASM4011564v1, whole genome shotgun sequence genomic DNA includes:
- the ZnT35C gene encoding proton-coupled zinc antiporter SLC30A2 isoform X2 translates to MYNNPEKININGNNRNNNYGTASSRTTISSITSPKKVIYCVHGKPSDGCCTVMEGEVINMEAETDDIASITKENSDTTELVNKHCHLADLPEVDKRARKKLIIASILCVIFMIAEIVGGYISNSLAIASDAAHLLTDFASFMISLFSLYMANRPKTKKMSFGWYRAEVIGALTSVLLIWVVTGILVYMAVQRLIYRDFEIDAVIMLITSGVGVGVNIIMGLSLHQHTHSHGGHEDVRDKGKKQNINVRAAFIHVIGDFLQSFGVLVAAIVIYFKPEWVLVDPIMTFVFSIFVMMTTFAILKDTLMVLMEALPKGINFEEVMNIMMNIEGVERVHNLRIWALSLDKVAMSAHIAINAETNPQNVLMTATKNIHDKFNFFEMTLQIEEFKEFMEDCVQCQNP
- the ZnT35C gene encoding proton-coupled zinc antiporter SLC30A2 isoform X1, with protein sequence MSSNADYLQIFSGVLRKFGKTIMGQQNASGNNRNNNYGTASSRTTISSITSPKKVIYCVHGKPSDGCCTVMEGEVINMEAETDDIASITKENSDTTELVNKHCHLADLPEVDKRARKKLIIASILCVIFMIAEIVGGYISNSLAIASDAAHLLTDFASFMISLFSLYMANRPKTKKMSFGWYRAEVIGALTSVLLIWVVTGILVYMAVQRLIYRDFEIDAVIMLITSGVGVGVNIIMGLSLHQHTHSHGGHEDVRDKGKKQNINVRAAFIHVIGDFLQSFGVLVAAIVIYFKPEWVLVDPIMTFVFSIFVMMTTFAILKDTLMVLMEALPKGINFEEVMNIMMNIEGVERVHNLRIWALSLDKVAMSAHIAINAETNPQNVLMTATKNIHDKFNFFEMTLQIEEFKEFMEDCVQCQNP
- the ZnT35C gene encoding proton-coupled zinc antiporter SLC30A2 isoform X3, which encodes MEGEVINMEAETDDIASITKENSDTTELVNKHCHLADLPEVDKRARKKLIIASILCVIFMIAEIVGGYISNSLAIASDAAHLLTDFASFMISLFSLYMANRPKTKKMSFGWYRAEVIGALTSVLLIWVVTGILVYMAVQRLIYRDFEIDAVIMLITSGVGVGVNIIMGLSLHQHTHSHGGHEDVRDKGKKQNINVRAAFIHVIGDFLQSFGVLVAAIVIYFKPEWVLVDPIMTFVFSIFVMMTTFAILKDTLMVLMEALPKGINFEEVMNIMMNIEGVERVHNLRIWALSLDKVAMSAHIAINAETNPQNVLMTATKNIHDKFNFFEMTLQIEEFKEFMEDCVQCQNP
- the LOC136350403 gene encoding uncharacterized protein; translated protein: MSLYSIEFSSQLDNRHDSDNELEHTPSSPKPMTPRRVKRRSVMQRGSSGRHSTNSRRQAHPRSSTRSSRRSQNPVTKLLDQQQKCQAYESTTSQSPVESPLPNYYVNSTSSINAQSWQGHTNPSYQQSTTSLNEDFDELYNNRPASVRSSYSNFHGARANYSPPKQYYHSHATPQVPQKRGTAARNSMRHMTFLNNGPPAYTVQGAVALDNETPM